From the Paraflavitalea soli genome, the window CCCCATGCAATACCTGCAGTAGCTACTCCGGCCAGTAAATCGGCTTCGGGAAACTGTTCAAAGATCACATTACACATCTCTGATTTAATGAAATCACGGATATAGGGGAAAGACAATACTTTGCGGTTGTCGCAATAAATAGGGCTTTTCCAACCGGAAGCCCAGGTAAAAGGTTCTCCGGGATTTAATTTAATAGCATTAATTTGTAATAGCTTTTCGGCTACTGCTTTTTCGTTCTGGGACATAGAGTGATTTTATTCAGTCCGGCGAAATTGGCGGATGAGCCGGGAAAATGGAAAATTATTTATGCACATCAAGATCTACTTCAACGACAAACCTTTATTCCTGACGGATGAGATCACTCCGGAAATAGAGCCGTATGCGCATCATGATGATGCCATATTGATCGATGAATTCTCTACTCCGGGCGTTAATTCGATGATCCATGAAATGCGCCTGGCCAAAATACATGCCGGCATTTTCCTCCATTCGAACCTGGCTGAACTGGAAAAGACGTTTCGGAAGAAGTTTACGCTGGTGCAGGCAGCCGGTGGGCTGGTATTGAATGACGCGGGGGAGATATTAATGATGTTGCGTCGTGGTAAATGGGATCTTCCCAAGGGGAAGCTGGACCCCGGAGAATCGCTGGAAACCTGTGCTGTGCGTGAGGTAGAAGAAGAAACAGGATTGCATACCGTGCTCCTTGAAAAACCGCTGATCGTTACTTACCATACTTATGATGAAAGCGGCAAGCATATATTGAAGGAGTCACACTGGTATTTACTGAAAGCACCAGGTCAGCAGGCATTGGTACCTCAGTCGGAAGAACAGATCACTGAATTGAAATGGGTGCCTGCAGCAAATGTGAAGCAGTATACGAATAATACTTTCCCCTCGATCATAGATGTGCTACAGGCAGGCGGCTATTTGTAAACTCATTGCCCCAGCCACTTCAGCAGGTCTTCAATCATCTCGTGTTTATGGCTAATCACTTCTTCCTTTCCAGCCGATGGCTTTACCTCATTGAAAAAATGATCGGTGGGGTATACTTTGTAGGTTAGGTTTTGCTTTCCCAGCCGCAGGAATTCCAGGGGCACGTAATCAAGTCCATAGATGGGTGAATTGGTATCATTGCTGCCCACAGCCATAAATATGGGAATGGTAAGTTTGGTAAGGGACTCCAGGGGAATATCCTTGCAATAGCTACCCCAGCGCTGATAAGCGTGGCCCTCCCACTCTTTGTCTGTAGCCGTTGGATGTTTGTAAATATCAGCAAACACCAACATCAGGGAATCAATTCGCCGTTGTGCTTCTTGTAGGGAAATCTCTCCTTTAGCAGCGGCCACACGCTCTTTGGTGATCCAATCATAAAACTGGTTCAAGCCCGCTCCTACGATGCTGGCGCAATGGGTAATTTTCTTATTAATAGCAGCCAGCCTGGGCACCACCTGCCCGCCTTCAGAATACCCATACACGATTACCTTCTGTTTATTGACAGGTATCTTTTTGTACAGGTAATTGATCACTGCAGAAGCGGCCTCTGAACGCCAATACAAGCTTGCGCGCTTTACATATTCTGCCGGCGGCTTCATGTGCTCAGCCACCTCACCAGCCTTTACACTGTCTGCATCTATCACTACGGTATCACAAAACTGAACGCCTGGTTTGCTGATCAGTACAATATGGAACTTATCGGCCAGCTGTAGTATATCATTGTCAAATGAATTGTATACCAGCATATGCTTTTTCAACTGTACAAGGGTGGTCAGGGGAAAATGGCCGGAGCCATCGAGTGCTATTAATAATGGTTTAACGGAGTCAATTCCTGTGGCAGATACATAGAAATTGATAGTGCCCAATTTTTTATGCTGGATAGAAAATGCTTTCAATCCATAATCAGCCGGTCTTGTAGGTTGGGCCAGACAAGTTCCTATGGTGCTGAATAACAGGAAAAGGATAAGAAGTCTCATGGAGGGGTATTATTTCTTGGGCAAAATAGCTACTGTAAGACGACTGATGCATACGAGCTTGTCTCTTTCGTCCTGTATCCTGATATCCCATACATGGGTAGAAGCGCCAATATGGATGGGCGTGGCGGTACCGGTTACAAATCCTTCCCGTACGCCGCGTATATGGTTGGCATTAATTTCCAGTCCTACACAAATGAACTTCGATTGATCGATCACCAATGCAGAAGCTACGCTGCCCAATGTTTCGGCCAATACGCAGGAGGCACCTCCATGCAACAGGCCATAAGGCTGATGTGTACGATGATCAACAGGCATACGTCCTTTCAGAAAGTCAGGGCCTATTTCGGTGAATTCGAGACCAATCAGTTCACCAATGGTATTCTTGCCTAAAGGTTGAATATCGTTTACCTGTACAGACTTGTGGAACCAGATCATGTAGTGATTTTTGAAGGTATATCGGCAGTCGACAATAGGACGTAAGGCACTCAATTACTGCATTATCGAACCTTGTTTATTACGCTCATTACAAACTGCTGGCTTCCTGCATCAGACCTCGTATTTCTTCCGTTGTTCGAGTGACCTGGCTACTACATCGGGCAGGAATTTCATGACATCGCCTCCATTCCTTAATACATCGCGTACCAGGGTGGATGCTACAGACGTGAATTGGGGAAGGCAGGTCAGGAAAACGGTTTCGATATTGTTATCCAGGCTACGGTTCATGTCGGCGATCGCCTTTTCGTACTCAAAATCGTTTACGTAGCGGATGCCGCGTACGATGAAGTTGGCGCCTACTTTCTGACAGCAATCAACGGTCAGTCCTTCATATAATACTGCACTTACTTTGGGGTTGTCCTTGTAGATCTCTTCTATCCAGGAGATACGCTGATCATCGGAAAACATGGGTGTTTTGTTGATGTTGCGTCCTATACCAATCACCAGTTTATCAAATAAAGGCAAGGCCCGGTTGATGATATCAAGGTGACCGATGGTGATAGGATCAAACGTCCCGGGAAATAAGGCAATTCGTTGCATAAGAGGATTTTAAGGAACAAGGCTTAATGCGCAATATGCAGGAATAAGACGTAATATACTTAATTCATGGTTCCCCGTCCGCCTGAAAGCAGGTAAAGGGCTGCCATACGTACTGCTACTCCATTTTCCACCTGTTGCAGAATGATGGCCTGTTTGCTATCTGCCGCATCGCTGTCCAGTTCCACGCCCCGATTAATGGGCCCGGGGTGCATGATCACCACCTCTTTATTCAGGCTATCCAACAGGCGCTTATTAATACCATAGGCCAGGCTGTACTCGCGCAGGGAAGAAAAAAGCACCTGGTTCTGGCGCTCCAGCTGGATACGCAATACATTGGCCACATCACACCACTCCAATGCTTTTTTGAGGTTGTATTCCACGCGTACATCGAAGGCTTCTTTGATATACTTTGGTATCAGTGTAGGCGGGCCTGCCACCATTATTTCGGCGCCCATTTTCTTAAGGAGGTAGATATTGCTCATGGCCACGCGGGAGTGCATGATATCGCCAATGATGGCCACTTTCAAGCCTTCCAGCTTGCCCAGCTTTTCGCGCATGGAAAAAGCATCCAACAGGCCTTGTGTGGGATGTTCATTGATCCCATCGCCGGCATTGATGATGGCAGCGGGGATATGCTTTGCCAGGAAGTGAGGGGCGCCGCTGGCGCTATGCCGCATCACCACCATATCCACTTTCATGGACAAGATATTATTAACAGTATCCAGCAAGGTTTCTCCTTTAGAAACAGAAGAACCGCTGGCGGTAAAATTAATGGTATCGGCGCTGAGCCTTTTCTCCGCCAATTCGAAGGAAATACGGGTACGGGTAGAATTCTCGTAAAACAAATTGACGATGGTCACATCCCTCAGGGAAGGAACTTTTTTGATGGGTCTTTGCAATACTTCTTTGAATTCCGTAGCAGTATCTAAGATAAGCTGGATGTCTTGCCGGGTAAGATCCCTGATGCCGAGCAGATGTTTAACTGAAAGTTGCATGTCGGGCAGCAAAATTATAGCAAAATACAATAAGGTACAAAATAAGGTATCGCACAGGATACTAACATCTTACAATAACACAACTTCTTCTTTTCCATCCCTTTCCTTCCAAAATACTTTTACTTTCTGGGAGATGATGGAATCGATGGATTTGCCTACATAGTCGGCCTGAATAGGGAGCTGCCGGCTAAAACGGCGGTCGATGAGGATACACAACTCCACTTTTGCAGGGCGGCCAAAGCCCATCAAGGCATCGAGAGCGGCCCGGATGGTACGCCCGGTATACAGTACATCATCGATGATGACCACATTTTTGTTCTCTATGCTAAAGGGGATATCTGTATGGTTGGGTGACTGCAGGGAATTGCGGATATCATCCCGGTAGAAGGTGATGTCCAGTTTTCCGTATTTAACCAGGTTGGCGGGCACTAATTCACGTATCTCGCGTACGATCTGGTCGGAGACGAAGATGCCCCGGGGTTGTATGCCAATCAGTACTGTATTTTCGAGGTTGACGTGATTTTCCAGTATCTGGTGGCCCAGGCGTTTGATAGTTATAGCCAGTTGCTGTTCGTTCAATACCGTTTTCATGCAAATAATATTAGTCTCTTCAAGGCCACCTGGATCTTTAACAGGATCCTCTACAAAGAAAAATTTCCATAAAAATAAGAAACC encodes:
- a CDS encoding NUDIX hydrolase → MHIKIYFNDKPLFLTDEITPEIEPYAHHDDAILIDEFSTPGVNSMIHEMRLAKIHAGIFLHSNLAELEKTFRKKFTLVQAAGGLVLNDAGEILMMLRRGKWDLPKGKLDPGESLETCAVREVEEETGLHTVLLEKPLIVTYHTYDESGKHILKESHWYLLKAPGQQALVPQSEEQITELKWVPAANVKQYTNNTFPSIIDVLQAGGYL
- the pyrR gene encoding bifunctional pyr operon transcriptional regulator/uracil phosphoribosyltransferase PyrR, translating into MKTVLNEQQLAITIKRLGHQILENHVNLENTVLIGIQPRGIFVSDQIVREIRELVPANLVKYGKLDITFYRDDIRNSLQSPNHTDIPFSIENKNVVIIDDVLYTGRTIRAALDALMGFGRPAKVELCILIDRRFSRQLPIQADYVGKSIDSIISQKVKVFWKERDGKEEVVLL
- a CDS encoding aspartate carbamoyltransferase catalytic subunit → MQLSVKHLLGIRDLTRQDIQLILDTATEFKEVLQRPIKKVPSLRDVTIVNLFYENSTRTRISFELAEKRLSADTINFTASGSSVSKGETLLDTVNNILSMKVDMVVMRHSASGAPHFLAKHIPAAIINAGDGINEHPTQGLLDAFSMREKLGKLEGLKVAIIGDIMHSRVAMSNIYLLKKMGAEIMVAGPPTLIPKYIKEAFDVRVEYNLKKALEWCDVANVLRIQLERQNQVLFSSLREYSLAYGINKRLLDSLNKEVVIMHPGPINRGVELDSDAADSKQAIILQQVENGVAVRMAALYLLSGGRGTMN
- the coaD gene encoding pantetheine-phosphate adenylyltransferase; translated protein: MQRIALFPGTFDPITIGHLDIINRALPLFDKLVIGIGRNINKTPMFSDDQRISWIEEIYKDNPKVSAVLYEGLTVDCCQKVGANFIVRGIRYVNDFEYEKAIADMNRSLDNNIETVFLTCLPQFTSVASTLVRDVLRNGGDVMKFLPDVVARSLEQRKKYEV
- a CDS encoding hotdog fold thioesterase encodes the protein MIWFHKSVQVNDIQPLGKNTIGELIGLEFTEIGPDFLKGRMPVDHRTHQPYGLLHGGASCVLAETLGSVASALVIDQSKFICVGLEINANHIRGVREGFVTGTATPIHIGASTHVWDIRIQDERDKLVCISRLTVAILPKK
- a CDS encoding alpha/beta hydrolase family protein; protein product: MRLLILFLLFSTIGTCLAQPTRPADYGLKAFSIQHKKLGTINFYVSATGIDSVKPLLIALDGSGHFPLTTLVQLKKHMLVYNSFDNDILQLADKFHIVLISKPGVQFCDTVVIDADSVKAGEVAEHMKPPAEYVKRASLYWRSEAASAVINYLYKKIPVNKQKVIVYGYSEGGQVVPRLAAINKKITHCASIVGAGLNQFYDWITKERVAAAKGEISLQEAQRRIDSLMLVFADIYKHPTATDKEWEGHAYQRWGSYCKDIPLESLTKLTIPIFMAVGSNDTNSPIYGLDYVPLEFLRLGKQNLTYKVYPTDHFFNEVKPSAGKEEVISHKHEMIEDLLKWLGQ